The genomic DNA TGAAATACGTGTTTCCATAAAGAGATAGATTTGAATTTCACTCAACCATTCTAGCTTTCATtgtgacaacatttttttgtttgttttttggagaaaaaaaatgcacaaaagtcAAAAAGTAAAAGACCAACCATCTTTGCAGGATCAGGGCCGACTGACTGTGAGCTCCTAACGGTTCCTGTACACTGAAAGTGCAGCCGAAAAAAGGCAAGCTTTCATTCCAGAGAgcggattaaaaaaaaaaaagtgcagtgtgaaccGCATTGATAAAATACTCGTTGAAAATGCAAGAAACAGCAAAGTCCCCGAGTCTGCGGGTTCGGTCGTGTCCGTGCAGAAAACAGAGGTCAGCAGAGGCACCAAATGAGGTTACAAACGAACTGGCATTGTGCTTCACCGCAATGGATTTCAGGGAATTATGCAACAGATCATCAAATAGTTTCTAATgctaagaataaaaaagtattcGTCATTGAATCAGCCAGAGCTACAACtaatatattttctgcaaatatgATTTCAAGTATTCATTAAGCAGATGGGCTGTGCaaatgaaatacaattttaatctaatcaaaataacaaaaaaaagggaaaaagttcATCCTgttttaaagaaggaaaaaaaagatggacaAACAATATCTAACCTCACTTCTGAGCAACTGAGGTGCACAAAAAGGTGTTAGGGCTAAATAAGTAAATTACCAAACAATCGTATTACTTTTATCAATGTGACTTCTACCTGAATATCTCAACAGCTTTGACCTAAATGTGATCAAAAGTTGGAGTTCAGCAGTTTGGACTGAATCTCAGTGGACAGAATGTCTGATCAATTcaacaaaactgttaaaatacaTGATCAGCTAAAATCTTTTATGttcataaaatattcattttaagtttgattAAACCAGATGCAAATGggctgatttgtatttatttgcagCATTTGCAGGGAGAATGTTTATTTCATTGAACTGatttcacttctgttttttctACATCTATGTCTTTACATTTCGTTCGTACATGCAGGttcatttaacaaaagtttgaaaatgttgtagCTTTATTGATCATCTTTCCTTTCTacgtatatatttttatcttttaaagatCAACaattatatgtaaaaataataataataataaagaagatGGAGTTTTTGCAGCACACAAGGCCTGCAAcctttttcatgaaaaatttcaaaataaaactgtaaaaagatgAAATATCAGGTGCTAttttaatgttgtaaatgtggtttttcaAAGGGTGCAATagcttactttttacttttttaatgcaGTCAAAACCTAAAATACATGGACACATCGGACCCCCAAAAATTAATCCTTTTTACTCAAAAAGTGAACTATTTCAGCCATTCTCCCCGTGTTAGGATCAAATTTCAGATCAGTttaactctttattttgtgtttgggtcaaaattgacttGTTCTGAAGTGGAAAGAAATGGTTAATTTTGGTAATATAAGGGTTAATTCAGATAAATATTGTTGCTGCAGTGCGACATCTGGTGGTCATTTATGGTTGCACatgcattttcagcaaagcagggagaaaagaaaagactaaTTAAAGGGGTTGGAAAATCTATTTAGAAACATATCCTTtggaaaaatcctgtttttgttttgtttttttttcaatttgacaaCATTCCACTCGTCATCTCTTGGAATGACAAAGGTTACACAACTGGCATCAGTGTGCTTTGAACAtcacttcaaaacaaaatgattttcatcattaaaacaaaaaacaaaaaaaaaagaccaatagAAGCTACATCTTTACAGTTACAATAGTAAATAATGATTtcatggtttgaaaaaaaacaaaacaaaaagtacagAACAgcgctgtgaaaaaaaaatctaaaattttcaAGTAATCAGAAACGTcccagataaataaatacaacctGCTGCaacaataaaagtgaaaaaacaaaacatcattgCATCATCTTTGATAAATAATGGGAACTTTGCACAGAATGTCAATTTATTGCTCcttttctgcaacttttaatACATCATTTCTATCATTTTGAAGCCGGATTTGCAATAGTAGATAAAATCTAGAGTGTTGCAGGTACACAATGATTTTTCCGTTGGACTATCTACctttacaaacacatttcaaattaaaggtaacattttaagttcattttgggtaaaaaaaacggttttacaggatttattttttaccaatttgaaaaaaaatctttgcacaataacataaaacattttgtttttttacttgttccTTCTGACAGAAGCTCCAGTGTGGCatttatttatcagaaaaaatgacAACCGGATAAAGGCTGTTGAACATATTAGCTGTAGCTTTTCTACGGAAGCAGAAATGGGTCAAAAATGACGTCTGGGAGCGCACCCTAGGTAGAACCAtctaaaacagtattttcactTATtggtaatttattttagttttatgggAAGTATAGTAAATTTGAAATGCTAAAATCGCAATAACATTTCGTAATCCTGACTACCAACAGCTACCGGAGGCCTGGAAAACCAAGTGTATATTTAGAACATTCTAATCCATGTTTAACAGCTTGTCCCCGACTGAGTAATGTGTGCAACATGTATGAGGAGGAGAGGGTCAGAGAAAGGGGTCACTGTTCCCCACAGCATCGTTAGAGACTCAAAAGTTGTGAATTTGAAGTTAAAACCCTCAAACGGATCAATTTTCCCCCCGATTTGATGCGACGAGAAGCTTTGCTGAAATTCAGCCAATGAAATAACTGCATTTAGCTGCAACagagaaaccaaaaaaataaatacattaactacaaaacaaaaaaagagaaatatatatatatattttttcaactaaACTTGAATTTCTTTAAGCGTTTGCCCGGTCTCTGCTTACAGCTCCGTATTTGACACATTGATTCGTGTTCCTGCGGCTGCTtcaagactttaaaaaacaacaaataaacaaccaTAAAGATTCTGATGTAGCTtattcaaaaagaaacaaaacgtTGCAAATACCCAGATGTGGAGCAgacattttgaatttgaaacaaTAGCAGTAGCTGcaaatgatttaaacaaaaaaaaaacatcaaatgaatgagaaaacaaatgtcTAAAAGGTTGAACAGCAAATGTATCTTGTaaaatcagagatttttttttttttttttacagatttaaataaaacctgcTGGTGCCTCTGAATGTTGAAATTGGACATATCAATGAAAgacactagagggcactgtgtAGCCGTCAAGTATTAACCTAAGTTGAGATGTCATGCAAAATATCAAAGGCTGCACCCACTTCAGGAAAGCCGACAGACTCAAACATTTACAGTATTCTTGGAGTTTTGGATGAGACTGGTCTGGTTTAGAGTGGTCCGTGTGACAGCTCGGCTCGCTGATTGTCCGGTCTGCAACTCAAGGAGTCGTTGGACAAAAACCTCCCGTGCTCGCTGATACACATtggtagcaaaaaaaaaaaaaaaaaaaaagtaagacgtTTTGCAGCAGTGTCGACACAAATGGCAGTGCTCATTTCCTTAATTTTCTTGGGTGAGTAAACCTCATGAGCAAGTTGTGCATCTGtctcctcaaaaaaaaaaggaaaaaaaagctccatGCAAAAGCACCAAAATTCCAAGCAGTCTCCAGCAGACTCacgacaaaatataaaaattagaCCAGTCAGTTTCACCAgcttctaaaaacacaaaaaatgaacaagaagaAGCCGCCAAAGGGCTTTCTTTTCGTCATGTTTGATTTAGGCAGAGTTAGATCAAGTGTCAAGGGGTTATGGAGTCAGACGATCTGGAGGTGTCATAAGGCCACCACGGTGCACGGGTGTTTGAGTTTACAAGGCAAGACTCCTCTGTTAAGCTGGTAGAACTCCACCAACTGGATCAGGTCGGTGAACTTTGTTACACCGTCATCAAGGCTGAAGAAGACTTGGCCATCCTCTTCGCACTAGAATAGAGACAGAAAAAGTGGAGAAGAGTTAGAACAAGATCAATGGAGAAGCttgaaaacatacaaaaaatacacCTACTGGTAGAatctggaaatgttttattttcttatgatGGCACAACGTGAGCACAAACGCCTTGGGGTTACTCTGACTGNNNNNNNNNNNNNNNNNNNNNNNNNNNNNNNNNNNNNNNNNNNNNNNNNNNNNNNNNNNNNNNNNNNNNNNNNNNNNNNNNNNNNNNNNNNNNNNNNNNNNNNNNNNNNNNNNNNNNNNNNNNNNNNNNNNNNNNNNNNNNNNNNNNNNNNNNNNNNNNNNNNNNNNNNNNNNNNNNNNNNNNNNNNNNNNNNNNNNNNNNNNNNNNNNNNNNNNNNNNNNNNNNNNNNNNNNNNNNNNNNNNNNNNNNNNNNNNNNNNNNNNNNNNNNNNNNNNNNNNNNNNNNNNNNNNNNNNNNNNNNNNNNNNNNNNNNNNNNNNNNNNNNNNNNNNNNNNNNNNNNNNNNNNNNNNNNNNNNNNNNNNNNNNNNNNNNNNNNNNNNNNNNNNNNNNNNNNNNNNNNNNNNNNNNNNNNNNNNNNNNNNNNNNNNNNNNNNNNNNNNNNNNNNNNNNNNNNNNNNNNNNNNNNNNNNNNNNNNNNNNNNNNNNNNNNNNNNNNNNNNNNNNNNNNNNNNNNNNNNNNNNNNNNNNNNNNNNNNNNNNNNNNNNNNNNNNNNNNNNNNNNNNNNNNNNNNNNNNNNNNNNNNNNNNNNNNNNNNNNNNNNNNNNNNNNNNNNNNNNNNNNNNNNNNNNNNNNNNNNNNNNNNNNNNNNNNNNNNNNNNNNNNNNNNNNNNNNNNNNNNNNNNNNNNNNNNNNNNNNNNNNNNNNNNNNNNNNNNNNNNNNNNNNNNNNNNNNNNNNNNNNNNNNNNNNNNNNNNNNNNNNNNNNNNNNNNNNNNNNNNNNNNNNNNNNNNNNNNNNNNNNNNNNNNNNNNNNNNNNNNNNNNNNNNNNNNNNNNNNNNNNNNNNNNNNNNNNNNNNNNNNNNNNNNNNNNNNNNNNNNNNNNNNNNNNNNNNNNNNNNNNNNNNNNNNNNNNNNNNNNNNNNNNNNNNNNNNNNNNNNNNNNNNNNNNNNNNNNNNNNNNNNNNNNNNNNNNNNNNNNNNNNNNNNNNNNNNNNNNNNNNNNNNNNNNNNNNNNNNNNNNNNNNNNNNNNNNNNNNNNNNNNNNNNNNNNNNNNNNNNNNNNNNNNNNNNNNNNNNNNNNNNNNNNNNNNNNNNNNNNNNNNNNNNNNNNNNNNNNNNNNNNNNNNNNNNNNNNNNNNNNNNNNNNNNNNNNNNNNNNNNNNNNNNNNNNNNNNNNNNNNNNNNNNNNNNNNNNNNNNNNNNNNNNNNNNNNNNNNNNNNNNNNNNNNNNNNNNNNNNNNNNNNNNNNNNNNNNNNNNNNNNNNNNNNNNNNNNNNNNNNNNNNNNNNNNNNNNNNNNNNNNNNNNNNNNNNNNNNNNNNNNNNNNNNNNNNNNNNNNNNNNNNNNNNNNNNNNNNNNNNNNNNNNNNNNNNNNNNNNNNNNNNNNNttttttgtcttttataaatCAGCCGAGAcgccaaaacttaaaaaagcttcGAGtagtgacgtagaagctactacggccaCTGTTGggtaaaatacttttaaaaagtaattgattACTTCACTTTAGTTACTGCACAAACTTGAAAgtactttgaaaatgtaaaaggtatttgaaaaagtaattcACTACTTGTTACTTTTGTTCAGTCATCTACAGATTCTCAAGGGTAAAACAGGTTAGCACAAACAAGATCCCAGTGTcttttatttgactatttttaaagcaacaaccTCAAGCAAAGTAGGTTAAGAACATGGATTAAGACGAAACCTGTCTACATTAGAATTCAGATATCAGtgtgaaaaatgacacaaacataAGTTACAGCCCATGTGGTCTATCTATGTCAATGCTCAAAGTGACACATGCATCCATATCTATgaagttttgtttcatttaacggagagaaaatgtcaaagcCGACAAAACCTAAGTAACAAGGGTTTTTATAGTttagtaattgtaatttatcACCGAAATTTGAACTCTAATTTGTTACGTTTCTCCGTTACTGACAACAGTAATGTAATTACAGTAGTTCGTCACCCTCAACACTGACTATGGCAAACTACAAATTCTGTTCTTCTGCTTGTAGACAAAAAGATCAATTTACGTCTAGGTTTTTCTCATTGAAGcactaaactgtacggctggataactccaatactGCTCGCCCTTCTTGtagcaccactaatgttaggggCTACAAGCTAGCAGGCGAGAacgtaaacagatgggtgatgggaaaagGGGGTGGAGCTGGTCTGCACCaacagaggcaaatttctaatgaactcctgctgctctgcagaaactatgtcctagaaaacaatttaggtttaaaacagcataattataattaagaccacttggaacatttttaaaatagaccaaaagtggggctttaaagtggaaaaaactgAACTagagttaaacttttttttaacagatttcaCAAAAAAGCGTTTGAGTTTCTTACCCTCCACGTGTGACCTTCCTCCATGGCAGCACACTGAGCTTCAACGGGGTTGTCGATCACCCTGCCTATCCTCCCTGAGAAATCCATGGCCACCAGGGAGTTCTCCGATACACTCCTCTAGAGGGCGCCAAAGATGTGCAACAGTTAAAAAGATGCAAACAAATGGAGCAACACCCTTAAAGAgcattggaaaaatgtttaaaaatatacgaaaaactgattttaatttattgtaatttcttttgccaaaaaaatttgtatataaagtaaattaaaaaaatcagcttacCACAGGAGCTGAGAAGGGTGTAAGCAGCGGTTTCCTTTGTTGAGGCAACTTATAGTTCTGATACAAAATAATCCCATACTGCAAAACCAAAGAAGTCGCATtattgtttgtaaaatgttaaacagactggacataaaaacagataaataaccataaaattagcccagaggtgtcaaactccaggcctcgaggcccaagtcttctgctggttttccagaaatccctggatcaggtgtgtttaccCCAGAGATCTTCAGGACTTGAAGGCCGTATTCtgaggcctggattctgacaccccTGAGTGAGTGAATTTCCTGTTACCTTAAAGAGTCTGAAAGCAGTCATCCAGCAGGTCCTGCTCTGTTCATCTTCCGCACACAGCATCCTCAGCTCCTTCATTTCCCCTCTTGCTTTATTAGGCTGACGGTCAACAATTTACAGAGTCACGATTTAAATCACACCAAAAAAGTGCGAATTTACGACATAAAAAGGATGCAGGTTCTCTGACACAAAACCACAATTTGGACTCACTTTGATACAGAACTGAAAGTCTGTGGGCGCACTGTGCTGCTTCTTCCCCGTGATGACAGTGAAGATGTTGCTGTCCTCCAGGTCTGCTAGTAACTGCAAATGCCGAGGTTCCTAGAGACAGGAGTAATTAAtaagtcaaaaaaatgaaagggagAAACAGCCCGAGGGTTCACTGACAGACAGGCGTAAGAACCCCCCCATTAATAACAGCTTTGAAAGCTTCATTCTCACGTGGGCTGCTACCTTTGAGGCTCCTTTTGTAGAACAGTAGAGTCCCGAGCGGCGCAGGAACATGTAAACTTTCTTCCACGACTTCCGACCCACCTCCTTGATGTAAAGATAACCCTGTATTTCTGGACAGCTGTTGGTTGAAAGGAAGTTCTGAAagggaaaacaggaagtcaaacttagtttttttctgctcttgatAAAAGAGCGCTCCACCTCATTAAGTTCTTTGATAGTCGGAGCTGCTGCAGACACCATTCACAGAGGCAATGACGGCAGGGGCTTGATGATTTAGTTGTATGACTAACTGTACTAATAATTCAGTTTGCACCCTTTTTATGGGTTAACCTGGTTAgccatttactttaattgtgttTCCCAATCCTATCACAAAGAGGCAGATAGGATTATTACATCAGATCAGAATTTGTGGTTCgcggctgaaaaaaaaaaaccaaaccttTTCCAGAAGCCTTCTCGATATTTGAAacatctgcttctgattggGTTTgggaaaaaacccaaaaaatttCTCACGACAAGACAACATTTTTTCCGACATTTGCAGACTTCCACCACTAAGACCTTGTTACAAATGCTTCTTGCGTAAAATGGAATATTGCAAACACCTGGATGAGCTCGGCTCATTGAGCGCCTCGGTTTTGGATGGCGCTCTAATTGAGTGCAAAGGAGCTTGTGTTTAGAAGAAGTCAAACACTGAGAAGTCCTGACACGACTCCAGCTCTATTCCCACTACACAGCCATGCGAGCGGCAGGAGTTAAAAGCTTTCCGTGAGCGGCGGGGATGAAGGGGGAGATCTGCGTTACGTAAAACGAGAGAATGCATCTAAGCTTCCATCCATCAGGGCCGGACGAAGCCCCTCCAAACCCTAAAAGAAGTGTTCTGGGAGGAATCGATACGGCGCATGAGCGAAGACTTGGCTGATTTCACCCATGGGTGCTGGGCGTGTGGTGTGGAGACAGTAGTGTCAACAGGGGATCAACAGTAGTTATTACAGCCAGCTCCGACGAGACACTCAGTCTAAGGGTCAGGGGTGAGCCACGCCAGCGTGATTGTACAGTATGCAGCAGGTGCTGAGGTGAAGGAAACCGTGCGTGTCGAGGAGAAGCGAGGAGGAGTACCTGAAGTAGCTGAGATGGTGGAATTGTATGATTGGTTTCCTGGCACCACGCTACCATGTGCTCTGGGAAAAACGtctgttggaagaggaaggcgGAGCTTAGAGACAATGTCAGGGATTGTGACAGTAATTACAGGGCTGAGGTGCAGTGACAGAGTCAGACATCATGCAAATGTTCACACCGCACGCTGTCataatatttcacaattttcaaactgctgccatccaaaatgtatttaaagtgttttaaacaaaaatgtctacAAGTTGCAACACATTACAGCATAAAGACGTCAGGAGTGACACTTTAGGTAGCGTCTAAGAAACGTAATTACCAAGGGATTTCTGAAGAATTCATATTTGGCATAGTTCTTTCTGAAGAGGAATCTACCATCGCTGTTCAtggaggcctggacttgaaccACCAACTCATGGTCCTCTAGACAGCGCTCTGACGGGAGACAGAACAACAACATAGCAATGAGAAATAGCTCCTATTTACTCACTACTTCATGCActattttgaagagtttttgAAGAGTTGTCCGAACctacaattaaaaaatccaataacttggaaatttcccagaagtctttgtgcttcaatgctcactagatttgcaaataaagaccacaatgcattgcgttggAATGATTtttaacgtaaaaaaaaacagttttcatcactaaaacacagtggattcataaaaactctttaaaaatattcaattttttaaagttttcatttcatCAGTGACTTCATATTtgccattttaaaaagtagtgagcatggtgtctggttgcttttaaaatccagggtactgGATAGTTTCACActatatagtctttttttttaatagttagggAGTAGaaagggaatttggacatagcctatAACTCTTCCATATTGCTGAACTTTGaaacattcattaaataaaaggtttttcaaaataaaatgggttttaatgggagaaatctggaaaaattcCACTTAAACTATAGGACTTTCACAATCCTTGTTTATCCAGGAGTACAGATGAACTCATGTTCTTGTGTTACAACGATAAAACCTTGAAAACAATCAACATAGTACGAAGGAACAGAGACGGATATAGGATTTCCTTTGATGTGAAATAGACAGATAAAGCCCAGAACAACAATAAAGAAACCTCGTAAAGAAACTGATAAGAGTAATGTTATCCACAGTTTGTACTGATGTGAACTGAGAGGCCACAAGGTGAGAGTGAAAGGCTCCATAAAGAGGCCTGTTTATGGTTTGCAGCTGGATATAGGGACAAGTCGTTAAAcgttcagagaaatgttttgtgGTCCGAAGAGCTAAGCTGGAAATGTTGAAGGAAACACTTTCTAGCATCAAGCACAGTGGTGGTAGTGTCATGTTGTGGGGATGCATTCCTGGGGATTCAATGCTAAAAGtgtaacaaaaaagtaaaaagcaaaaaaaattcccttttctaaaatggaaaaaataagacTAAATAATAAGTCAACTGCAGCTGtactaaaaaagaaagataaactgAAAGAACAAATCAATAATTCTTTATAATTTTCCAGgggattaacaaaaaaaataaaataatggaacACATCCACACAAAACTTCTCCCCGTTTGTCCATAGTTATGTCATGTTTGAGCACTCAACATTTTTCCAGCTGTTACACGTTTGCATTGTATTGTTGCACCGGCTTAGAGGCCACTTAGAGCGGCATTAGGTGTCCTTCAAAGCGTGACCCTGCAAGAATTCATGCCTTGGGCCAAAGAGAAGCTGTTGTTCTTTAACAAAACTCCATTAGTGTCATTTTATAAACTCCCATTTGCAGtgaatttaattaaagttgCTTGGCTTGTTTCTTTGAGTTAATCAGAGTTTCTGAACTGTAAACTGCACAAATCCTAAGTCCTTTTCCTGCATTCTCATGGCAGTGTCACCTTCTTTCCATTTCATTGCGCTGCCAATGTGGTGAGACAgtcatgtttgtgtctgtgaCTCACTACAGCAGCTTTAACTTGCTCTGCCCTACTTGTTAACCTTTGTGAACTGAGAAAAGGTCAG from Oryzias melastigma strain HK-1 linkage group LG16, ASM292280v2, whole genome shotgun sequence includes the following:
- the grb10b gene encoding growth factor receptor-bound protein 10 (The sequence of the model RefSeq protein was modified relative to this genomic sequence to represent the inferred CDS: added 173 bases not found in genome assembly), translating into MAVARCPDYFLHHPNYQPDNIDRSSSHRQADLIRPSFQQSPDQSSPSHQEDDVDLEALVNDMNSSLESLYSSCSGPQTESIPLLHNGQSSSSHHHHHHHHHHMQHNQARQLQHPQVLSHTSPELPSSSSSSSLSADVPRTSLRRSQPMHILAVRRLQEEELRTSSLPAIPNPFPELCSPASSPVLSPGSLPPGEPTTGNHIVKIFSEDGAGKVVEIPADMMARDLCQLLVYKSHCLDDNSWVLVEHHPLLGLERCLEDHELVVQVQASMNSDGRFLFRKNYAKYEFFRNPLTFFPEHMVAWCQETNHTIPPSQLLQNFLSTNSCPEIQGYLYIKEVGRKSWKKVYMFLRRSGLYCSTKGASKEPRHLQLLADLEDSNIFTVITGKKQHSAPTDFQFCIKPNKARGEMKELRMLCAEDEQSRTCWMTAFRLFKYGIILYQNYKLPQQRKPLLTPFSAPVRSVSENSLVAMDFSGRIGRVIDNPVEAQCAAMEEGHTWRKRTQRMNVIGSQSPLHHSTLSSVIHIAQLWYYGRITREESHRIIHQQGQVDGLFLVRVSQSNPKAFVLTLCHHKKIKHFQILPCEEDGQVFFSLDDGVTKFTDLIQLVEFYQLNRGVLPCKLKHPCTVVAL